Genomic DNA from Triticum dicoccoides isolate Atlit2015 ecotype Zavitan chromosome 4B, WEW_v2.0, whole genome shotgun sequence:
TTTTTATGTAGTTGTTGCACTGAACCTAATTGCGAGACACGGGTTACTTTCTCTTTAGAAGGCCTAAGGGGCAGGAACAGCCCAACTGAACTTTTGATTAATccattttttattttctattttcgtgAGAAAACTTATGATTTATTCAGTTTCAATCGTGGCAGTACAGCAAACACCAGAAATATTAAAAATTACATTTAAATCTGTATACCATCTAACTTTTGACAAAAAGCAGTAAGCGGCTAAGCGCTGCTTTTCACATTCATGACATACAGTACAGTAATATACTACCTCTATCATGCTTTATTAGTCCCTCTTGTATTTAGAGTCATATTTTGATGAGCACTAATAAATATAAGTTATACAtagcaaaaataatatcatcaTAAACTATATTCAAATACGAATGCAACGATATCATAAACTAAGCGTTGTGTATTCATGGGCTGGGCCTAGATACATTTATATAATTTGGCTGAAAACTGGGCGGGCCTTGGCCCATTCGGCCACAACGTAGCTTCGTTAGTGATTGGACCAACACACTAGAGCATCAACCATCGCCGTTGAAGAAAGTCGTAAAACGGAAGGATCAAGCCTGTAAACACCcgaacgaagaccggatccaaaaAGATCCACGAAGGACAACACCGACCAAATCCCGCGAGATCATGTGGAGACATACCTCCACATGATCCCCGACGAAGTTAGAAGCACCATAGGGATGGGATCAAACTTGAGAGACATTACTCCTATTGGGGAACATCATCGTCGCCACACAACCCCAATCAAGACGCTAAACCTAACAAGACGAGAGCAGGGCCCCTCCCGCAGACTCGAGCCGAGGTCCTTCGCACCTCCATGGCCCAAAGACCATCGCAGATGTGGCGGACCGGCGACCGCGCTGACGGGAGGAGGAGGAAAGGCTGAGATATTTTCTTATGGAGGAGGAAAAAGGCTAGACAGCTGTTTCGTGAAGATCCAAGTTGAGCCTCCATACTTCAACTCGAAGCAGTGAATCTCCCATTCGTGATGGTCGATGGACCTGGATGAGCAGCTCTAGAaataaagaatggaaaaaatgatgATTGTTTGACTGGACCATTTTGGATCCAGAGCACAATGTTGGATGCAAGATAAGTTTTCAAGCTCAAAGGAGGCCGAAAGCTTGCAGGTCACGTCCCACTGTGTGTGAGACTGAGACTTTTGAGCGGTACGTCAACCCGATCCATATCGAAATCGAAGAAACAGTGGTACGGGCTGGCCGCTGATCCATCCAGCAGGGCAAACCCCACAAACCAAGAGGCGCTCGACCAAGTCGGCAACCTCCTCTGACTTTTTGCCCTCGACCGGCCGGACAAAGCATGCTGCCTGAGATCGACGGGAAACGTGGCCATAGTTCTGAAATCCACGAAGCGGCCGTCGACGCAAGCACGTACGTATTGGAGCACATAGTATCGCCTGCCATGTGATCCCCAGTGAAACTACGCGGCACAAAGTCAGAGAGTGCGGCGAATCCAGCATGCAGTTTGGCTGTGCTGAACTGAAGCCTCCCTGTAGAAACGCCCCGGCACCGCGCTGCAACCACATACATATTCGCACGGCGCACAGACACGGAAGCGCAAGCATGGCCGCCACCATGAAGCTGTCACTCaccttcgtcctcctcctctccggtaagTCCATCCTTAATCCCGTATCCTTACGCTTCAACGACGCACAGTATCTGACGCTTCAACAACAGCACTCCCTCTGACGCTTTATCCTTGCTTGTGTTTGCTATGGATCGAGCAGCGCTGGTGGTGTTCGGGGACGCCGGGGCGACCTGCGACAACATCCGGTGCATCCAGGGAGGGTACATCACCTGCAAGAACTACCCCGGCCAGAAGCTCGACGGGTGCGCCTGCGTGTGCGCGCCCAAGGACGGCAAGGGCTGCGTGCTCCACCTCGACAGCGGCTCCACCAACAAATGCACCAAGTACTGAATCGTCATTTTCATCTCTGCTCTCGTGTTTGAGTTCGAGCTCAATAAAGCTGCATGTGTGCCGTACATGGAGTAAGTAACGAATGGAATGCTAGTTTGTGTCGTGGAATGAAATGGAATGCAATCCATTGATCAAGTTTTGTACTAGCAGGGCTAAGCACCGGCCAGGAAAAAATACAttagaaagaaagaaagaactGAGAAAACACAGAGCTAGCTCAGTTTTTGGACCCCCTAATAGCTGGCGAACGTCGCTGCGACGGATAACATTTGCGAACATTTTCCTTGGCAGATTCTTCAGAGACGCATAACATCTTCTTCAGAGACAAATGACAGTTTCTGGGAA
This window encodes:
- the LOC119293330 gene encoding uncharacterized protein LOC119293330, which translates into the protein MQFGCAELKPPCRNAPAPRCNHIHIRTAHRHGSASMAATMKLSLTFVLLLSALVVFGDAGATCDNIRCIQGGYITCKNYPGQKLDGCACVCAPKDGKGCVLHLDSGSTNKCTKY